A genomic window from Microbacterium sp. ET2 includes:
- a CDS encoding DNA-formamidopyrimidine glycosylase family protein: protein MPESPEVQVLADVLDDAVTHRRIIGVDVGEFRSWKTRDRPAEGLIGATITGVTRFGKHLDVDTDRGDLVVTLGRAGWVRHRVEGERGDGDTVEPPDPSSPPAAVIATLDLDDRTALEFTDAGEWLSLALSLVDHPQDVPAVKKLGPDPMSPTYTRADFDRITVGRRKQPKALLQEQESISGIGNAYSDEILHRAKIAPTTHAAALDDTEREVLFEAIRDELSEAVRARRSIPLPRMKQAKAASMRVHGRTGEACPVCGGIVEDVPGSKGAAQYCPVCQGSID, encoded by the coding sequence ATGCCCGAGTCGCCCGAAGTGCAGGTTCTCGCCGACGTTCTCGACGACGCGGTGACCCATCGCCGGATCATCGGTGTGGACGTGGGTGAATTCCGCTCGTGGAAGACCCGGGACCGGCCGGCGGAGGGGCTCATCGGCGCGACGATCACCGGCGTCACCCGCTTCGGCAAGCACCTCGACGTCGACACCGATCGGGGAGACCTCGTCGTCACCCTCGGTCGCGCCGGGTGGGTCCGGCATCGCGTGGAGGGGGAGCGAGGCGACGGCGACACCGTCGAGCCGCCGGATCCCTCGTCACCTCCGGCCGCGGTGATCGCCACGCTCGACCTCGACGACCGCACCGCTCTGGAGTTCACCGACGCCGGCGAGTGGCTCTCCCTCGCTCTGTCGCTCGTCGATCACCCCCAGGACGTGCCGGCGGTGAAGAAGCTCGGACCCGACCCGATGTCGCCGACCTACACACGGGCCGACTTCGACAGGATCACCGTCGGCCGGCGCAAACAGCCCAAAGCCCTCCTGCAGGAGCAGGAGAGCATCTCCGGCATCGGCAACGCCTACTCCGACGAGATCCTGCATCGCGCGAAGATCGCCCCGACGACCCATGCGGCCGCCCTCGACGACACCGAGCGCGAGGTGCTGTTCGAGGCGATCCGCGACGAGCTCTCCGAGGCGGTCCGCGCACGACGCAGCATCCCACTGCCGCGCATGAAGCAGGCCAAGGCCGCGTCGATGAGGGTGCACGGGCGGACGGGCGAGGCCTGTCCGGTCTGCGGGGGCATCGTGGAGGACGTGCCGGGATCGAAGGGCGCGGCGCAGTACTGCCCGGTCTGTCAGGGCTCCATCGACTGA
- a CDS encoding CHRD domain-containing protein, producing the protein MTKKTSARLVTIGALAGVAALTVAMPAHAETAVEEPDTFTSAFTVMATPDQVINNDGVAAPGQEGATGTFTFRINSELEIICYDIRLEGVSGDYQSPAKTATHIHEAAAGQPGPPRIAFPNPEPVGDGPRTSSGCLQGPFTTGVEVDGADTGDGFSLAEIEANPAGFTGDSHTVDYAAGVVRGQLSAIPVGGVDTGAGGTADTGISPLGIGGAALAVAGLGVGAAVVVNRRRQAATR; encoded by the coding sequence ATGACGAAGAAGACATCCGCCCGTCTCGTGACGATCGGTGCCCTGGCCGGCGTAGCCGCCCTCACCGTCGCGATGCCCGCCCACGCCGAGACCGCGGTCGAGGAGCCGGACACATTCACCAGCGCGTTCACCGTCATGGCGACTCCGGATCAGGTCATCAACAACGACGGCGTCGCCGCGCCCGGGCAGGAGGGTGCAACGGGGACGTTCACGTTCCGCATCAATTCCGAGTTGGAGATCATCTGCTACGACATCCGCCTGGAGGGTGTCAGCGGCGACTACCAGAGCCCGGCCAAGACGGCCACGCACATCCACGAGGCTGCGGCGGGTCAGCCGGGACCGCCGCGGATCGCGTTCCCGAACCCTGAGCCGGTGGGTGACGGACCGCGCACCTCCTCGGGATGCCTCCAGGGACCGTTCACGACGGGCGTCGAGGTTGACGGCGCCGACACCGGCGACGGATTCTCCCTCGCGGAGATCGAAGCGAACCCCGCCGGATTCACCGGCGACTCGCACACCGTCGATTACGCGGCGGGCGTCGTACGCGGGCAGCTCTCAGCCATCCCCGTCGGCGGAGTGGACACCGGCGCCGGCGGAACCGCCGACACCGGCATCTCACCCCTCGGCATCGGCGGGGCCGCGCTGGCCGTCGCCGGTCTCGGGGTCGGCGCTGCGGTCGTCGTGAACCGCCGCCGGCAGGCCGCCACTCGGTGA
- a CDS encoding alpha/beta fold hydrolase, which translates to MPDLQSVTRDARVIPFIDEGEGPVSLVLIPEHSLEGDALGAIAHYLAEEAGFRVIRIDEPAGGDASVAERVADVMAVLDHVGLDDTWVGGHGPGGTVARAVAAEHTARVDGLLLLGAEDADLPLAPGIPVLIIQGTDDAETPPENGARLQTSAADRATVRTVSGDHLFPMSHPIETALFIEEYLDWD; encoded by the coding sequence ATGCCCGACCTGCAGAGCGTCACGCGCGACGCGCGCGTCATCCCGTTCATCGACGAGGGCGAAGGACCGGTCTCGCTCGTCCTCATTCCCGAACACAGCCTCGAGGGCGACGCGCTGGGCGCCATCGCGCACTATCTCGCCGAGGAGGCCGGGTTCCGCGTCATCCGCATCGATGAGCCTGCCGGCGGCGACGCGAGTGTCGCCGAGCGTGTCGCGGACGTCATGGCCGTCCTCGATCACGTGGGTCTCGACGATACCTGGGTCGGTGGACACGGCCCCGGGGGCACCGTCGCCCGGGCGGTGGCGGCTGAGCACACCGCGCGAGTCGATGGACTGCTGCTCCTGGGCGCCGAGGACGCCGATCTTCCGCTCGCACCCGGCATTCCGGTCCTGATCATCCAGGGGACGGATGACGCCGAGACCCCGCCCGAGAACGGTGCGCGTCTCCAGACGTCGGCCGCCGACCGGGCGACGGTCCGGACGGTTTCGGGCGATCACCTCTTCCCGATGTCGCATCCGATCGAGACGGCGCTGTTCATCGAGGAGTACCTCGACTGGGACTGA
- a CDS encoding sigma-70 family RNA polymerase sigma factor — MISDPRPPEDFDVRRAFAENGNALLGYAVNALRDRPLAEDCVQETFLRAWRSRDRFDAARATERTWLFAIARNVIVDALRARARLPRIGDDAELETRMADAIDPLERLGIIEGLAALSDAHRTVVVAVHVEGRSYQELADATGIPVATWRTRAFHGLRALRRHLQGTEEE, encoded by the coding sequence ATGATCTCGGACCCGCGCCCACCGGAGGACTTCGACGTTCGACGGGCCTTCGCCGAGAACGGCAACGCTCTCCTGGGTTATGCCGTCAACGCCCTCCGCGACCGTCCACTCGCCGAGGACTGCGTACAGGAGACGTTCCTGCGCGCATGGCGGTCCCGTGACCGCTTCGACGCGGCCCGGGCGACCGAGCGCACCTGGCTGTTCGCGATAGCCCGGAACGTCATCGTGGACGCACTCCGGGCCCGTGCACGCCTGCCGCGCATCGGCGACGACGCAGAGCTGGAGACACGGATGGCCGACGCCATCGACCCCCTGGAGAGGCTTGGCATCATCGAAGGCCTGGCGGCTCTCAGTGACGCGCATCGTACGGTCGTCGTGGCGGTGCACGTCGAGGGGCGCAGCTATCAGGAGCTCGCAGACGCCACCGGCATCCCCGTGGCCACGTGGCGGACGCGGGCGTTTCACGGGCTCAGGGCCCTTCGCAGACATCTCCAGGGAACGGAGGAGGAATGA
- a CDS encoding anti-sigma factor has protein sequence MMRTPDDRIAELMAAALAGELTPGEVEEWEALRRRRPDVEDEFRELATLSNRLREGDVTWTPPRDIDALGDRILRAVDAETESRGMRSTVTAAPARRSRRWLAPIVAAACLVVGIAIGVSWPDPAVTTPSGPPGTLGAIEPVALDGVPDDVEIEADLVAHTWGTETVVEATGLDVGATYEVVLIDESGVEYSAGAMLGSEVPIECRLNAALMRTEAVRLEVRAEDRSILAQADLPEA, from the coding sequence ATGATGCGCACCCCCGATGACCGCATCGCCGAGCTGATGGCGGCAGCCCTCGCCGGCGAACTGACGCCGGGCGAAGTCGAGGAGTGGGAGGCGCTGCGGCGACGTCGTCCCGACGTGGAGGACGAGTTCCGCGAGCTGGCAACGTTGTCGAATCGGCTCCGCGAGGGAGATGTCACCTGGACGCCCCCACGCGATATCGACGCGCTCGGTGACCGCATCCTCCGTGCCGTCGACGCCGAGACCGAGTCGCGGGGTATGCGGTCGACGGTGACCGCCGCGCCGGCCCGGCGCTCGCGTCGGTGGCTCGCCCCGATCGTGGCCGCGGCGTGCCTGGTCGTCGGGATCGCCATCGGCGTCTCCTGGCCCGACCCGGCGGTGACGACGCCGTCGGGACCGCCCGGCACTCTCGGCGCGATCGAACCGGTCGCTCTCGACGGCGTCCCCGATGACGTCGAGATCGAGGCGGACCTCGTGGCGCACACCTGGGGGACCGAGACGGTGGTCGAAGCCACGGGGCTCGACGTCGGAGCGACCTACGAGGTCGTCCTGATCGACGAATCGGGGGTGGAGTACTCCGCGGGGGCGATGCTCGGCTCGGAGGTGCCGATCGAATGTCGCCTCAATGCCGCCCTGATGCGCACCGAGGCCGTGCGTCTCGAGGTGCGCGCGGAGGATCGATCGATCCTCGCGCAAGCAGACCTGCCCGAGGCCTGA
- a CDS encoding class F sortase translates to MIRPRSAAQRPFWGEWALRGALAAVLVLAIGSAAACATQRSADSPPPASPAVSQAAPTPSSEPEAQALPPARVSVPSISLDEPLIDLGLNADGSMQVPTDFDEVGWFTGGGRPGGTGPVVIAGHVDSPTGPAVFVRLRDVQVGDLVEVVDTAGTAHAYVVTETTDYPKSAFPTAAVFGAVVTDELRLITCGGVFDQDAGSYVDNRVVYAQRVVP, encoded by the coding sequence GTGATCCGACCGCGGTCGGCCGCGCAGCGTCCATTCTGGGGGGAATGGGCGCTGCGCGGCGCGCTCGCGGCCGTGCTTGTGCTGGCGATCGGCAGCGCCGCCGCGTGCGCGACGCAGCGTTCGGCGGACTCACCGCCGCCCGCCTCGCCGGCGGTGAGCCAGGCCGCGCCGACGCCTTCGTCCGAGCCGGAGGCGCAAGCCCTTCCCCCTGCGCGGGTCTCCGTGCCGTCGATCAGTCTCGACGAGCCGCTCATCGACCTCGGCCTGAATGCCGACGGCTCGATGCAGGTACCGACCGACTTCGACGAGGTCGGATGGTTCACCGGTGGCGGTCGCCCGGGAGGAACCGGTCCGGTGGTGATCGCCGGGCACGTCGATTCGCCGACCGGGCCCGCCGTGTTCGTGCGTCTTCGCGATGTGCAGGTCGGTGATCTCGTGGAGGTTGTGGACACGGCCGGCACGGCGCACGCGTACGTGGTGACGGAGACGACGGACTATCCGAAGTCCGCTTTCCCGACCGCGGCGGTGTTCGGAGCCGTCGTCACCGACGAACTCCGCCTCATCACATGCGGCGGGGTGTTCGACCAGGACGCCGGATCGTACGTGGACAACAGGGTCGTGTACGCCCAGCGCGTGGTTCCCTGA
- a CDS encoding type 1 glutamine amidotransferase domain-containing protein, whose amino-acid sequence MADLDGKTVAFLLTDGYEDSELTSPWQAVTDAGAQAQLVSPASGSVTGKKGHEQAVDMSAADADAASYDALVLPGGVVNADHLRMDDASVAFARAFFSQHKPVGVICHGAWILIEAGAVDGRTLTSYPSLKTDLTNAGARWVDEEVVVDQGLVSSRTPDDLPAFNAKVVEEIAEGTHAGQTI is encoded by the coding sequence ATGGCCGATCTGGACGGCAAGACCGTCGCGTTCCTCCTCACCGACGGTTACGAGGACAGTGAGTTGACCAGTCCCTGGCAGGCGGTGACCGACGCCGGTGCTCAGGCGCAGCTGGTCTCGCCCGCATCGGGCAGCGTGACCGGCAAGAAGGGACACGAGCAGGCGGTCGACATGTCTGCCGCTGATGCCGACGCGGCGTCCTACGATGCGCTCGTCCTGCCCGGCGGCGTCGTGAACGCCGATCACCTGCGGATGGATGACGCGTCGGTGGCCTTCGCGCGCGCCTTCTTCTCGCAGCACAAGCCGGTCGGCGTCATCTGCCACGGCGCCTGGATCCTCATCGAAGCGGGCGCCGTCGACGGCCGAACCCTCACGAGCTACCCGAGCCTGAAGACCGATCTGACCAATGCCGGTGCCCGCTGGGTGGACGAGGAGGTCGTCGTCGACCAGGGCTTGGTGTCCAGCCGCACACCGGATGATCTGCCGGCCTTCAACGCGAAGGTGGTCGAGGAGATCGCCGAGGGAACTCACGCCGGCCAGACGATCTGA
- a CDS encoding MDR family MFS transporter has product MAATDTIPTAGAVRDSAPPATLSPIESRIIWLLLAAAFVAILNETTMGIAIPRLIVDLGITAVAAQWLTTAFMLTMAVVIPITGFLLRRFTTRQMFIAAMTLFSLGTLIAFLAPGFPMLLVARVVQASGTAIMMPLLMTTIMNVVPPQSRGRMMGRVSIVISLAPAIGPSLSGFLIDTVGWRWNFGVVLPIALVALAVGAIWIRNLGETTRAPIDVLSVILSALGFGGLVYGLSQIGGAAEAHGGTAAEAATASTTATVSLIVAFSVGVVALALFAWRQIRLQRTDDALLDLRVFTFRNFSFATGHMTLLSAAFFGIITVLPLYAQNVVGLDPFMSGLIVLPGALAMGLAGPIVGRIYDRHGTRVLLVPGTVIAVGMLWVFTTFTATTPIWAIAVGQTALSIGLALSFTPLFTASLASLDRKYYSYGSAVVGTVQQVAGAAGIALFITVMSGVQSAAEATGASDAGAQGAHAAFLLAAIVSLPLLFSAFLVRKPADERLPLPAPH; this is encoded by the coding sequence GTGGCAGCCACCGACACCATCCCCACCGCCGGCGCCGTCCGCGACTCCGCGCCACCCGCCACGCTCAGCCCCATCGAGAGCCGCATCATCTGGCTCCTGCTGGCCGCCGCCTTCGTCGCGATCCTGAACGAGACCACGATGGGCATCGCGATCCCGCGTCTCATCGTCGACCTCGGCATCACCGCCGTCGCCGCGCAGTGGCTCACGACCGCCTTCATGCTGACGATGGCCGTCGTCATCCCCATCACCGGCTTCCTCCTGCGCCGATTCACGACTCGACAGATGTTCATCGCCGCGATGACCCTGTTCTCGCTCGGCACGCTCATCGCGTTCCTGGCCCCCGGCTTCCCGATGCTCCTGGTCGCACGCGTCGTACAGGCGTCGGGAACGGCGATCATGATGCCGCTGCTCATGACGACGATCATGAACGTCGTCCCGCCGCAGTCCCGCGGACGCATGATGGGGCGCGTCAGCATCGTCATCTCGCTCGCCCCGGCCATCGGCCCGTCGCTGTCGGGCTTCCTCATCGACACCGTCGGCTGGCGTTGGAACTTCGGCGTGGTCCTCCCGATCGCCCTGGTCGCCCTCGCTGTCGGCGCGATCTGGATCCGCAACCTCGGCGAGACCACGCGCGCCCCGATCGACGTGCTCTCCGTCATCCTCTCCGCCCTCGGTTTCGGCGGCCTGGTCTACGGCCTGAGCCAGATCGGCGGCGCCGCGGAGGCACACGGCGGCACCGCCGCCGAGGCGGCTACGGCGTCCACCACCGCGACCGTCTCCCTCATCGTGGCGTTCTCGGTCGGCGTGGTGGCCCTTGCGCTCTTCGCGTGGCGGCAGATCCGGCTGCAGCGCACCGACGACGCCCTCCTCGATCTGCGGGTGTTCACCTTCCGCAACTTCAGCTTCGCCACCGGTCACATGACGCTCCTCTCGGCGGCGTTCTTCGGCATCATCACGGTGCTGCCGCTCTACGCGCAGAACGTAGTCGGGCTCGACCCGTTCATGTCAGGCCTCATCGTCCTCCCGGGCGCCCTGGCGATGGGCCTGGCCGGACCCATCGTGGGGCGCATCTACGATCGGCACGGCACCCGCGTACTCCTCGTCCCCGGCACCGTCATCGCCGTCGGCATGCTGTGGGTCTTCACGACCTTCACCGCGACGACGCCGATCTGGGCCATCGCCGTGGGCCAGACCGCGCTGTCGATCGGACTGGCGCTGTCGTTCACTCCGCTGTTCACCGCATCGCTGGCCTCCCTCGACCGGAAGTACTACTCCTACGGCTCTGCCGTGGTCGGGACGGTGCAGCAGGTCGCCGGAGCTGCCGGCATCGCCCTGTTCATCACGGTGATGTCCGGCGTCCAGTCCGCCGCGGAGGCGACCGGGGCCTCCGACGCGGGCGCGCAGGGTGCTCACGCAGCCTTCCTCCTCGCGGCGATCGTGTCGCTGCCGCTGCTGTTCAGCGCGTTCCTGGTGCGCAAGCCCGCCGACGAGAGGCTGCCACTGCCCGCTCCGCACTGA